One Gopherus evgoodei ecotype Sinaloan lineage chromosome 1, rGopEvg1_v1.p, whole genome shotgun sequence genomic window, ATAAGCCAAAAAGCTGTGTGAATCAACTGGGTCTTTTAGAAGAACAGCGCACTGATAACGAAGACGCTAAACCTGCTGGCAGTGAAACAAGCCCACAGCAAGAACATCTGAAGGCCATGAGGTTGAAATGCACAAAACTTATTTATAAAGCCTTGACTGATTCTGCCACAAGCAAAGAGGAAGCCAATAAGTGGCAAGAATTATCCAGAGAAATTGAAGAGTGTATTTTTGCTCTTCATGCTAGAAATGACAAAAAGTACAAAAATTGTATCAGAAGCAAAGTCTCTAACTTGAAGAATCCTAAAAATTTCCACTTAAAACATAACCTATTTTCAGGGACTATGAGTCCAAAGACTTTTGCTGAGATGACAGTGATGGAAATGGCCAATGATGAACTGAAACAACTCAGGGCTTTGTACACAGAATCATCTGTTCAGGAACATCAGCTTCCCCAAGTTATTGATGgcacacagacagacaaaataaAATGTAGGCGCTGTGAAAAATTTGATTGCACTGTCACTATGATTGCCAGGGGAACTCTCTTCCTTCCTAGTTGGGTGCGAAATGCAAATCCAGATGAACAAATGATGACTTATGTTATTTGTAACGAATGTGGAGCGCAGTGGTACCACAGCAGATGGGTTTGTCTGTGATTATTAATCCTTTAATGAATAtcacttaaaagtgaaaaacgTAAAATAGATATCAGAAGAAAAGTGTGTTGGGATTATTTTTATACTTGTTTTAGATGTTTATAAATCAGTGCTATTGTGCAGACACTGCAAATAATAAGTTGTAGAATAATAGCTAAAAGATGATCATAAAATAATTTTGGAGGTTGTTTTGAAATCATTATTTggcttttaaatttttaaattttattttctgtaagtaTGTAAAATATGCATTGTGTGGTAACATAATTTAATGGGAAACATATTTGCATGCTTGTTACAAAGATTTCTTGGTATTTCAAAACAGTTAAGGACttattttcaaaggtattgaACACTGTAGTTCTTAAAAAcaacaacgaggaatccttgtggcatgttagagactaacaaatttatttgtgcgtaagctttcatgggctagaacccacttcatcagatgcatggagtggaaaatacaggataaatacatgaaaagatgggagttgccttaccaagtgtgaggtcagtctaatgagacaattcaattaacagtagaataccaagggaggaaaaataacttttgtagtggtaatgagagtggcccatttcaaacagttgactagaaggtgtgagtaacagtagggggaaattagtatggaagaaattaggtttaggttttgtaatgacccaaccactccctgtctttattcaggcctaatgtgATTGTCTTAGTGAGATTTGAGGATGCTAAACAtttatgaaaatcaggccattagtACAGTTTAAGCAAATTAATTGCAATACTTGTAACACATTTTTCCAGGATGATCACTGAAGAATATCCAACACAGACCTGCTCTATAATTAAATGAGAAATCACTTGCAAAAAGTGTTGGATTACTTCTCTAAGCAATTTAATCACATCTAAGTAGAATGTAAGCTGCCAAATATAAAAGATACAGGAGAGAATGGTAGCAAATTAAAGCAAAAATGGACTTGGATGTAAACTGTTTTATAGCTAAGCAAAAAAAGAGATCCCAGATCAGACATAAGTATGACAtggagcaatggttctcaaagctggtctgccgcttgttcaggcaaagcccctggtgggccgggcctttttgtttacctgccgcgtccacaggttcggctgatcgcagctcccactggtcgtggttcactgttccaggccaatggctGCAGGAAAggcggcccacgccgcttcccgcagcccctattggcctggagtggcaaactgcagccagtgggagccgtaatcggccgaacctgaggacacggcaggtaaacaaaccggcccggcccgccaggggctttccctgaacaagcggcagactggctttgagaatcactgccatAGAGTGGTATGCACTATACCTggtagtaagtgtttgcagaattagaCCCCCGAGGGCCTGATTCAGGAAATCACTTATGCACATTATTAAATCATCCTTATTCAAGAAATTAAGGGATGAAGTTAATGATACAAGCATATGTTTACGTGCTTTCCTGAACAGGCAtgttttcctgaactggggccttagttACTAATTACAATATGTTACATTTGTGAAGCAGCTGCCCTATTTCTAAGTTCATATTTCAGGTGTATATCCTGTGTGGTACTAGCACAAGCTAGGATTAATTCCCATATCCTGCTATCatccatttatttttcttctctgtcttcatttacttttatttatattttctctttatGCATTTATATGACATCATATCAGTTCTCTTCCAATCACTATGGGCTATGGTTCAAAAAGCACCAATGTTCCCATTTTTGTTTAACATATAAAATGATTCCACTAGCCCTGGTTAGCTGTGTAGGTAGGTGTTATCTGGAAATGAAATTAGCTTGGGTTTACTATTCTTTGGTAGTCAACATTTCTAATAACTTGAATGATGCACATAGCAGATGAAGAAGGCATTCTTTTTCTGGATTATATGAGTGGGAGGAGCATCCAAATCAACATGGTAGGAACTTGCTCTCCAAATGAATAATTTCATGCCTTACATTCCTGTATACATTTTGTTATTTATAACTTCTTATCAGCACTTAAATCCTAGAGGAAATTGCCCTTTTATTCAGTCCCAGTTTTCTCAGCCTAGGATTCTTTCAACTCTGTGTGATGCAGAAAGAATACAGTGAAAAATAATGCTGTCTTGATTGAGCGATGTGGGGCTATGTAACATCAAAACTGGATTATTGCTGGAAAACATCAAATTCATAATGGTGCAGTTTTTGTTAATGCAATAGTTGTTTTTTCCAAGCATGCTTTACACACCAGGGGAATTGTTTGTTTCCTATTGTGTAAACACAGTAAAACACCTACACATTTGGCATAACTGCCAGGCTGTACTTGGGACTTATAACAAGTGTTTTACAGATCAAGGCAAAGAAACTTGCAGAGAACCTGCCTGTCTCAGGCCTTGTCTGCGCTACAGGGGAAATTctatctaagctacgcaattagagttatgtgaatagcgtaactcaaattGAGATAGTTTATATCTACTCACCAGGGGCACCATGCTACGTGATGTTGATGGGAGACATCCCACCTCCCCCTACTCTTCTcgatccagtggagtacaggagtcaggAAAGCGATCTGCAGTTGATTCAGTTTTAGCAGGTCTTcattagacccgctaaatcgacagcCGATGCATCGATTGCCACTCGTGGATCCCCTgataagtatagacaagcccttagccagCTCCAAAGGAGCTTAGAATGGTTGCTCCACTTACATGCCTGGCACAAATGAGGCatggtgcctttctctgctaaTTCACTATCCTGAGACCACTCCAGACAAATAGAAGCTTTCACAGAGAGCCATTATGGAGATGAGACAAGGAACTGGTCAGTGGTGAATTACAAGCTATCTAAAGGGAAACTGTCCACTAAAAAAATCACATATCTGTCTGGAAATTGTGTATCTGCTGTTGTTACAAGTAATGTTTTATATTGTGGTAACTGAAAATAATGTGAAgaattctttcttttttctgtttactttttgcaATTGATAGTACTTTGTATTCACTCAGTGTCCACTGCTGCTTCTGTATAATTAACCAGTTaatctctgatcctgcaaacacttaaacataTACCTAATTTTGTGTTTGAGTAATCCCTGAACTATTCATGGTAGGGGTGGAAGAGTTAGTAATCTTTTAGATTacaggaaaaaagtaaaaatattttaatggtgCCCATTATACATAAAATTCTGCATGCCATAATTTTGGAAGTCATCCTGCTATTGAAGACAGCAGTACACAAATACAACATGTTAAAACATTGTGTGGCAGGCGGTGTTTATTTTGAGCTATGAACAATTTACACTTACAAATAATTTATTCTGCCTGCATAAAAATTTTGAAGCAGCTCCAGTGATGCCGTGCTCAGCCAAGTTCTAAGGGgaaagggaaacaaacaaacaaaaaaattgaacacTTCAATAGTAGAATTTGTAGCCGTACGGCTGAGCAGGTTGTGAAATGTTATTGAGACAGAATAAGATGGCGTAATTTCCTAAGATTGTTACCAAATGCCTGCTTATTGACAACTATAGTGGTGGATTGTAATAACCACCattaattacatggtaaaaaaaaTAGATTAAGTGATTGCACATGTTCATTCCACTgacggtgtgtgtgtgcatctcaTGCACAGTTGTTGGAGATTGTTCCCTCAGCAGTGCCCACTGGAGCACCAGGAGTGCCCTCTGCTGTCTCGTACCACTGTATGCAGGTATAAAGGGCAGAGCTGTCCCTGACTCCGCTTAGTTCCTTCCTACTGCCATTCACTGTTGAAGCTGCTATCCTTGCATTTACAAGTTCTGCCCTCTTTAGTGTAAATGGTACTTGGTCTGTTAGTTTTAAGCTAGTTTAGccttttttacattgttttggatATAAGATTATGTTTAGGTTAGTACTTAGTAGCTTGTATTTGCCAGTTCCTGTTTTGGTACCGGTACTGGACTTATGCCTTGTTCCCTAGGCTTCATGTCCTGTCACTCATATAACAAGTCCATGCCAGTGAGTGACCCAAACTCAGCAGCCTTAAATGTCTAGGGGAGGCACCATGTGAGTGACAAATGTCACACTTGTGGAGGGATCAAACTCCTGTCAAAGACAGAGAAGGCAGCCATACTAAAGTATTTACTGATGGAGTCTGCACTCCCCTCACCATCGGATGCTTCCTATATGGAGCAGATAACAAGAACATCCACATCTGTTAGGAGTGCTTCTCCTGATCTGAGTTGAGAGGCAGTTCTTAGAAGACTTATGTTGCTGGTACTGAAGAGACAACATAAGTCTTCTAAGAACTCAGTTGTGGAGTCTTCAAAATCTTCTGTGCAGGCACCAAGTGGAGGCAAGGACACAGAAGTGCACTCATAGAAACAGCATTCAGGGACAGTCCTCAAGCCAAGGGGGTTCGTTGACTGTGGAGCCTAGGATGGGCCTATTGTGACCAAATCCTGAAGTACCAAGTTAAACAATTCACAAGCTGCGTCATATGCGTCAGCTGTAGATTAAAGAAAAAAGAGCTCTTGGCTATGTGGTACTGAGAGCTGCACTAAGGGCAGCATGGCCGGTAGTTAGAATGGCAAAGCAGCAGGTCAGTATGATTTCAGTCTGTGGGATATCATCTTAAAATTTAATGACAGGCTTCCATACAAGGTAAAGCAGGAGTTCACAGCGGTGGTGCAGAAGGGCAAGTTAGTTGCCAGAACAACCTTGCAGACAAAAATAGATGCAAGGGACTCTTTGGCTCAAGCTATGGCTCCACCATCACTATGCTGTGCTTCTTCATGGCTGTGGTCATCAGGTCTTCCCCTGAAGGTTCAACAAACCATCCAGGACTTCCCATTCAAAGTCCCCTTGCTCTTTTCCAAAAAGACTGACGAGGCTACAGGTCTTAAGGATTCCCTTAAGTCTCTGGGAATTTATTcagcagcaacaaaaataaagCCGTTCCAGCTGCAGCAGTCTCAACAGTTTCCACCTGTCATGCCTCGTACTCAGGACCAGTccagaaagaggaggagaaggagttaCAAGAGGCGTACTCCGcctcccttctcttctgcagctgtTGGTTCATCTCGGCAAGCTGGCCCCTCTAAACAAACCATTTTGACCATGTAATCGTGGTAAcagtgatataaatggtcatcTTTCTTATACACACCATCACACCTGCTAGTTCCATTATAGTCCACCTAGTAACTATCTCAGTTTCCACCCTTCCATGAATAACTGCTTGCGTTTTTTTCAATTCTATGGCTATCAGGTTTCTGAAGGGTATGGGCAGGTTATATTTACAGGCACACAGCCCAGTCCCTGGTGGAACTTAAATTTAGTTCTAGCGAAGTTCCTGCTTTGAACTATTGGTGACCTGTTCTTTGTTGCACCTTTCTGTGAAGGTGGCTCTTTTGGTTGCTATTACCTCAACTAGGAGAGTGGGGGAATTGCAAGCCTCAGTATCAGAACCTCccaatataattttatttagagGCAAGGTATACCTTTGACTTCACCTGAAGTTCCTGACTTAAGTGGCTTCCAATTTTCACATTAACCAAGCAATTTATTTACTGACTTTCTGTCCAAAGCCTCATTCGTATAAAAGAGCTTTGACTTTTTACCTGGATTGGATTAGGCCATTTAGGTCTTTGTCACAATTGTTCCTTGTGTTTACAGACAGAGAGAAGGGCCATCCAGTGTCAttctggaggatttctgcttGGATTTTCAGCTATATTCATTTATGCTACCAACTGGCTGATCTTGCACTCCAGAGTAGAGTGCTGGCCTATTCATCCAGGTCGCAGGCAGCTTCTGCAGCCTATGTGACTTGTGTGCCCATCTTGGACATTTGTAAGTTGGCAACCTGGTCATCAGTCCATCCGTTTGTGTCTCACTACACCAGCTCTCATCAATCCAGAGATGATGCCAGATTTGGATGGGCAGTCCTGCAATCCTTATTCAAGTAGATTCCAAACCCATTTCCACGTCACACTGCTTATTAGTCACTTAtggtggaatggacatgtgccaTCACTGGAAGAGGAAgaaacagttactaaccttttTCTGTAACTCTTGTTCAAcagcccttcctccttcccctctctgtttgAGTCTATCCAGTAGGAAAGAGgggttgaatttcattttgtcctGCCCATATCATCTACAAATGTTTACTCTGCCTTTGAGATGACTAGTTAAATTGTTATTTAAAACTAGCAATTATTGCATTACCTATTGGCCACCTCCCTACAACTCTGTTCACAATCCTTCAGACATCTTCTGTTCCATATATTCATATCCAGTCCTGTTTGAATTAAGAAATAAGATTTTGTGAGAAACTAACAAACACTTTACTCACTTGTGAACATCGAGGTGCTGCTTCTTATGGTTCATTTAACTTTTTCTTTGGTTTTTAATTTGACGGGAGCTTTAGCAAAAAAAGGAAAGTGATACAGGTGTGTGCATATCCCAAATGTGTGTGGTACAGAAAAGGCGTGGTCTTAGTTTCGCTATGCGGTATTTTTCTCTGAGTGCAGTCTCAATAAGGGGCAAGGCCAGAGCACATGCTGTATTAGTCATGCATAAGTGATGTAACAGAGCCAGTTATAATCTTAGACTGGATAAGACTGTATGCTTTGTTCTAAAATGAGCACCTGGATGGTGTACCTGGATATGAGCAGCTGTCAATCTGCAGCTATGGGTTGGGTGCAGTTTTGTTCCTTTCACTAGCTTATGGTACAGAAAGCCTATGTACCTTTCACATGGTGAATAAAAATACAGGAGCAAATTTCTTAAGGTCCAGATTCTACTTTCAGTTGTATGTGCAGAACACGGAATGATTTCAGTGCATACATTTGAGGACACAAGCCATAAATCTTCATCTGCTCTAAGGTATGACCTAATTATATATCCTCTTGTTTATAACACCATAGTTCTACTGCAACTATCTGTGTTGTTATAAACATGAATAACTATGGGTG contains:
- the TCEANC gene encoding transcription elongation factor A N-terminal and central domain-containing protein isoform X2 — encoded protein: MSDKKIIMNRAHDIEKLLSENNFQDIGNHLTEFEAVDMTIEYLQETDVAKAVYRVLQNCPAITLKKKAKHLLSKWKTLYKNNYLSSIQSKKSVSETVKEHNEYFSVVPKEQTEFSEELNQHEMLDAAGANSLLTSQNVPKDEMYNKPKSCVNQLGLLEEQRTDNEDAKPAGSETSPQQEHLKAMRLKCTKLIYKALTDSATSKEEANKWQELSREIEECIFALHARNDKKYKNCIRSKVSNLKNPKNFHLKHNLFSGTMSPKTFAEMTVMEMANDELKQLRALYTESSVQEHQLPQVIDGTQTDKIKCRRCEKFDCTVTMIARGTLFLPSWVRNANPDEQMMTYVICNECGAQWYHSRWVCL
- the TCEANC gene encoding transcription elongation factor A N-terminal and central domain-containing protein isoform X1, translated to MTLTTAHIATAEALELFACRPKKAYQFTLCLGLEGLKMSDKKIIMNRAHDIEKLLSENNFQDIGNHLTEFEAVDMTIEYLQETDVAKAVYRVLQNCPAITLKKKAKHLLSKWKTLYKNNYLSSIQSKKSVSETVKEHNEYFSVVPKEQTEFSEELNQHEMLDAAGANSLLTSQNVPKDEMYNKPKSCVNQLGLLEEQRTDNEDAKPAGSETSPQQEHLKAMRLKCTKLIYKALTDSATSKEEANKWQELSREIEECIFALHARNDKKYKNCIRSKVSNLKNPKNFHLKHNLFSGTMSPKTFAEMTVMEMANDELKQLRALYTESSVQEHQLPQVIDGTQTDKIKCRRCEKFDCTVTMIARGTLFLPSWVRNANPDEQMMTYVICNECGAQWYHSRWVCL